In the genome of Triticum urartu cultivar G1812 chromosome 5, Tu2.1, whole genome shotgun sequence, one region contains:
- the LOC125508129 gene encoding uncharacterized protein LOC125508129 translates to MGKSEATPTATKGEGEKVMVLTMLEVDPATEDPDLLDAIRKKNSAALTSILDPRGDLSAKDSSNAAAAVWYFVMNGHHITGNLNLLTDLTPVCDRWVRSLIGTGPPMQVCARGSVNCNGIKLDDVWYVPGVTVNMVAGAPFSNQEISLTLDRSAFSLKRPDGTVVGKGCVKGNLYEVDFLDISSTTAPWYIVSNAAEHMTGDLHLLSNFTPTQPGRPVRTHTGGMLQVRGKGSLSSTQLSIPSVSYVPGLTENIISVTQLTHSGFSVAFSPHGCTITRNRDGKTVGSAYHAGGQLYRLDYLRVADNK, encoded by the exons ATGGGGAAGAGCGAGGCTACGCCGACGGCGAcgaagggggaaggggagaaggtgATGGTGCTGACGATGCTCGAGGTGGATCCCGCCACCGAGGACCCTGACCTCCTCGACGCCATCAG GAAGAAGAACAGTGCTGCCCTGACCTCCATTCTTGATCCCCGTGGCGACCTCTCCGCCAAAGACAGTTCAAATGCAGCTGCTGCTGTTTGGTATTTCGTCATGAATGGCCACCACATAACTGGCAATCTGAACCTGCTGACGGACCTCACGCCTGTGTGTGACCGTTGGGTCCGTTCTCTCATTGGGACAGGGCCGCCCATGCAAGTCTGCGCACGGGGATCTGTGAACTGCAATGGGATCAAGCTCGATGACGTATGGTATGTTCCCGGGGTCACGGTGAACATGGTGGCGGGTGCCCCTTTTAGCAATCAGGAAATTTCACTCACTCTGGATCGCAGTGCCTTTTCTCTTAAGCGCCCTGATGGCACAGTAGTCGGCAAAGGATGTGTTAAAGGCAATCTGTATGAAGTAGACTTTCTCGACATCAGTAG TACAACAGCTCCCTGGTACATCGTCTCGAATGCTGCTGAACACATGAccggcgacctgcacctcctgagCAACTTCACCCCCACCCAGCCAGGCCGCCCAGTCCGGACGCACACCGGTGGGATGCTGCAGGTGCGCGGGAAGGGGTCTCTGAGCTCCACCCAGCTCTCCATTCCCAGCGTCAGCTACGTCCCAGGGCTCACGGAGAACATCATCTCAGTGACCCAGCTCACCCACAGCGGCTTCAGTGTCGCGTTCAGTCCCCATGGCTGCACCATCACAAGGAACCGCGATGGGAAGACGGTCGGCTCTGCGTACCATGCCGGTGGCCAGCTCTACCGACTCGACTACCTCAGGGTTGCTGACAACAAGTAG
- the LOC125508130 gene encoding probable prefoldin subunit 3 — protein sequence MAAATSSSAVAVSTPQGVAERRGIPAASFVEDVETYLRQAGLEVNSALAFLQERLQQYKMVEMKLLAQQRELQAKIPDIQKCLDIVATLKAKKALGEALIADFELSEGIYSRAKIEDSDSVCLWLGANVMLEYSCDEANELLKSNLENARASLEVLVGDLHFLRDQQTITQVTIARIFNWDVHQRRSKQSVMKET from the exons atggcGGCGGCCACCTCCTCGTCGGCGGTGGCGGTATCTACGCCGCAGGGAGTGGCGGAGCGGCGGGGAATCCCGGCGGCGTCCTTCGTCGAGGATGTCGAGACCTACCTCCGGCAGGCCGGGCTCGAGGTCAACTCCGCCCTCGCCTTCCTCCAAGAAAG GCTGCAGCAGTACAAAATGGTGGAGATGAAACTTTTAGCACAACAAAGAGAACTTcag GCGAAAATTCCTGATATACAAAAATGCTTGGATATTGTTGCGACATTGAAAGCTAAAAAAGCTTTGGGTGAG GCACTCATAGCTGATTTTGAATTATCTGAGGGAATCTATTCGCGTGCTAAAATCGAGGACTCTGACTCAGTGTGCCTATGGTTGGGTGCAAATGTGATGCTGGAATACTCCTGTGACGAG GCCAATGAGCTCTTGAAAAGTAACTTGGAAAATGCGAGGGCCAGTTTAGAAGTCCTTGTTGGCGATCTTCATTTCTTACGGGACCAGCAAACGATAACTCAG GTTACAATTGCTCGGATATTTAACTGGGACGTGCACCAGCGGAGAAGCAAGCAGTCTGTTATGAAAGAAACATGA